Genomic segment of Rhodococcus rhodochrous:
CCCTTCACCGTCGTGAAGCAGATTTGAGATGTCGACGGCGAGTTGTCGCGGGGAGGTCTGCGGGCCTGCGACCTCCCACGGAGACATCCACTGCTGCTGTGCGAGCTCGTCGTAGACCTCACCGGTGCGGTGCTGCAGACCGGTATCGCGCTCGTAGGCGTCGCGATCGCGGTCGGCCTCGGTCGCGGCGCGGTTACGGGCACGCTCCGCGGCGAGGGCTACCGGAACGCGGAGCAGCACCTGCAGATCGGGCACCGGGAGCCCGAACCGTTCGAACTCGAGATGGCGGATCCATTCGACCGCCGGGCCGGTCGCGCCCTGGTTGCGGCGCGCCGCGGTGTACGCGGCGTTGGACGCGACATACCGGTCGAGCAGCACGATGTCGTTGTCGGCGAGCAGCTTCCGCAACTCGTCGGCAGCATCGCGACGGTCGAGTGCCCACAGCAACGCCATCGCCTCGATGCTCGAGGCGGTGTCGCCGTGCTGCCCGCGCAGCGCCTCCGCGCCCAGGTCGGCGTGGATCGACTGCCCGTACCGCGGGAAGGCCAGCGTCGCGACCTTCCGTCCGGCCTCACGCCAGGTCTCGACGAGGCCGGCGGACAACGTCCGCTTGCCGGCCCCGTCGAGACCCTCGACGACGATCAGATCGCCCATGCGCCCTGTGATCCCAAATCACTCATGCGCTTCGTGTTTCCCGTCGAGTTGCCGGGATCAGTAGCGGTAGTGCTCGGGCTTGTACGGGCCCTCGACGTCGACGCCGATGTACTCGGCCTGCTCCTTGGTCAGCTTCGTGATCCGTCCGCCGAGCGCCTCGACGTGGATCTTCGCGACCTTCTCGTCGAGGTGCTTGGGCAGGCGGTAGACCTCGTTGTCGTACTCGTCGGGCTTGGTCCACAGCTCGATCTGGGCGATCACCTGGTTGGCGAACGAGTTGCTCATCACGAAGGAGGGGTGGCCCGTGGCGTTGCCGAGGTTGAGCAGGCGGCCCTCCGACAGGACGATGATCGAATGACCGTCGGCGAAGGTGAACTCGTCGACCTGCGGCTTGATGTTGACCCGCGTGACGTCGGCGGCCCGCTCGAGGCCGGCCATGTCGATCTCGTTGTCGAAGTGGCCGATGTTGCCGAGGATGGCCTGGTGCTTCATCGCCTTCATGTGCTCGAAGGTGATGATGTCCTTGTTGCCGGTCGCGGTGATGATGATGTCGGCCTGGCCGATGAAGTCCTCGACCGTCACGACGTCGTAGCCGTCCATCATGGCCTGCAGGGCGTTGATCGGGTCGACCTCGGTGACCGAGACTCGTGCACCCTGGCCGCGCAGGGCCTCGGCGCAGCCCTTGCCGACGTCGCCGTAACCGCACACCAGCGCGGCCTTGCCGCCGATGAGGACGTCGGTGCCGCGGTTGATGCCGTCGAGCAGCGAGTGCCGGGTGCCGTACTTGTTGTCGAACTTGCTCTTGGTGACCGAGTCGTTGACGTTGATCGCGGGGAACGTGAGTTCGCCGGCAGCGGAGAGCTGGTACAGGCGCAGGACGCCCGTGGTGGTCTCCTCGGTGACACCCTTGACGGACTCGGCGACGGTGGTCCACTTCTTCGAGTCGGCGGCGAGCGAGCGGCGCAGCAGCTCGAGGAAGACCTTGTACTCGGCGGAGTCCTGCTCGTCGTCGATCGGCGGCACGACGCCGGCCTTCTCGAACTGGGCGCCCTTGAGCACGAGCATCGTGGCGTCGCCGCCGTCGTCGAGGATCATGTTGGCGGGTTCGCCGGGCCAGGTGAGCATCTGCTCGGCCGCCCACCAGTACTCCTCGAGGGTCTCGCCCTTCCAGGCGAAGACCGGGACGCCCTTGGGCTCCTCGGGGGTGCCGTGCGGGCCGACGACGACGGCCGCGGCGGCGTGGTCCTGGGTGGAGAAGATGTTGCACGACGCCCAGCGCACCTGCGCGCCGAGGGAGACGAGCGTTTCGATGAGCACAGCGGTCTGGACCGTCATGTGCAGCGAGCCGGAGATCCGTGCGCCCTTCAGCGGCTGCACCTCCGCGTACTCGCGACGCAGCGCCATCAGGCCCGGCATCTCGTGTTCGGCGAGCCGGATCTCCTTGCGCCCGAACTCGGCGAGGGACAGATCGGCGACCTTGAAATCGAGACCGTTGACCCGGTCGGCTACGAGCGTGGTGTCAGACACGTGCAGATGCCTCTTCCTGTCGGCAGACGATGTTGGTTCCAGGCTATACAACCTGCGCAAGAAGGAGCCCGGCAGATCGACTCCCGACGGGATCCACCCGACTTCCCGGACGGCCTGTGGGCGCCCGCCGCGTACAGCGGACCCGTTCCGGAACCCGCGTACAGCGACCATGTGCGTCAGCCGCGTACGGCGGCCCGTTCGACGAACGGCACGAGCAGATCGGCGAGGTCGGCGGCGACATCGCGCCCCGAGGAAGGCGGCATCGAGACGAAGCTCAGCGCGACCCGCACGACGGCCCGCGCGAGGATCCCGGCATCGGACTCGGACGCCGCGATCCAGCTGTGGTGGAAGGTCTCCGTGAGGCGACCCGCGCCCCGCTCGAGAATGGGGGCGGCATCGGTGGTGATCAGGCGCAACAGGTCGGGCTTGGCCTCCCCGCTCAGCAGGGACTGCACCAGGGGGTCGGCGGCGGACGCCTCGAAGAAGAACGTGAAACCATCCATGAGCGCGGCCCGCGCGTCGCCGACGTGGGCGTACACCGAATCGGCCACGGCGTCGACGAACTCGTCGACCAGACGCAGCGCATATCCCTGGGCGAGCCCCTGCCGGGAGGAGAACTCCTTGTAGAGGGTCTGCCGGCTGATGCCGGCGGCCCGGGCGACATCACTCATGGTGACCGCCGACCAGTCACGTTCGAGCAGCAGCTCGCGCATCGCGTCGAGGATCGTCGAGCGCAGCAGCACCCGACTGGCCTCGTGGAAGGGAACCCGCGCGTTCGACATGGTGGGAACGCTCTCACGCACGGATGTGCTCGTCAAAGCAACACGGGCAGTGATCCACCGGGGAGCGGTTCACCGGCGGACGATCTCGACCATCTCGAAGTCGGCCTTGGCGGCACCGCAGTCCGGGCAGGACCAGTCGTCGGGGATGTCCTCCCATCGGGTGCCGGGTTCGATGCCCTCGTCGGGCCATCCTTCGGCCTCGTCGTACTCGAATCCGCACACGAGACAACGGAACAAACGGTAGTCGGTGCTCACGGGGTGTACTCCTCGAAATCGGTCTTCTCCCGGACTCCGCAGTCGGGGCACGGCCAATCGTCGGGTACGTCGGACCACGGGGTGCCGGCCGGGAAGCCCTCCCGGGGAACACCGGCGGTCTCGTCGTACACGAACTCGCAGACGGGACAGCGGTAGGACGCCATGATCACTTCCCTTCCGCGGCAGCGGGATCCGATGCTCCGTAGCGGGCCAGGATCTTCTCGCGCCGACGCGGTTCGATGTTGACGCGGGTGATGTCGCCGTCGTAGTGGTCGAGCACGCGGTGGTCCATGACCTTGCGCCACAGCGGCGGGATGTAGGCGAGGGTGATCATCGTCGCGTAACCCGCGGGCAGCTGCGGCGAGACCTCCATGCTGCGCAGGGTCTGGTAGCGCCGCGTGGGATTGGCGTGATGGTCGCTGTGCCGCTGCAGGTGGTACAGGAAGATGTTCGTCACGAGATGGTCGCTGTTCCAGCTGTGTGCGGGCGAGCAGCGCTCGTAGCGTCCCTTCGCGGTCTTCTGCCGCAGCAGACCGTAGTGCTCGAGGTAGTTCACGACCTCGAGCAACGAGAACCCGAAGATTGCCTGGATCACGAGATACGGCGCGATCGACAGGCCGAAGACGCCGAGGAGCACCGCGTACAGCACGACGGAGATCGCCCACGCGTTGAGGACGTCGTTGTGCACGCTCCACACCGGCTTGCCGAGGCGCTCGAGACGGGCCCGTTCGAGGCGCCACGCCGACCTCAGGCTGCCGACGACAGTACGGGGCAGGAAGCGCCAGAAGCTCTCCCCGAACCGGGCCGAGGCCGGGTCCTCCGGGGTGGCGACCCGCACGTGGTGACCGCGATTGTGCTCGATGTAGAAGTGTCCGTAGAACGACGGGGCGAGCGCCCACTTCGACAGTCGCCGTTCGAATTCGACCTTCTTGTGGCCGAGTTCGTGCGCCGTGTTGATGCCGATGCCCGCGACCACGCCGACCGAGACCGCGAGACCGATCTTCGACATCACACCGAGTCCGCCGTCGATGCCGAGCCAGGACAGATCCTCGGCCGACCAGAGGTAGCAAGCGAAGACCAGCGACGCGAACTGGAACGGCAGGTAGAGGTAGGTGCAGTAGCGGTAGAAACGGTCGTTCTCGAGTTGCTCGAACAACTCCTCGGGCGGGTTCTCGCCGTCGGGTCCGACGAACAGGTCGAGCAGTGGGACGAGGACGTAGATCAGCAGGGGGCCGATCCACCACAGGACCGGGGTGACGCTCTGCAGACCGAGCTCGTTCCCGCCCCACACCAGGGCCGTGGCGACGAACAGTGCCGTCGGGGGCACCAGCCCCAGAAGCCACAGATGGCGCTTCCGGTCGCGCCACTGGAGATCGGGTCGATCCACCGAATCCGCGGATGCCGTACTCATGTCGGGTCTCCTCATCACCGTCGATGGCGCCGATGCGCCACCACTCGGTGACGCACACCACTCATACCTTGACTCTAGGCCGCTATCCGTCCGAGGTCTAGACATATGGAGGAATTTGTAAATCTCACGAAGGCGCATCCGGAAACGACGAAGGCGAGCCCGTGCGGGCTCGCCTTCGATTCGATTCCGTCCCTACAGGGACCCCTGTTTCAGGACTCGTCGGTCACCGATCCCGGTATCTCGCCGAGACGGGCCCGGAAGACCTGCGTGTCCGCGGCAGAACCGTGGACGGTCGGATTCCGGTCGCACGCGGACAACCACGCCGAGTCGCCGGGCTTCAGCGTCACCGACTCGCCGTCGCACTCGACGCGGACATCGCCCGAGGTGCACAACAGGATCTGCGGACCGTCGGCACCGACCCCGAGGCTGTCGCCCGCGCCGAGGTCGATACGCGACAGCGCGAATTCCGGTGCCGGGGTCCGGTACCGGCGTTCGATCGGTCCCTGTCCCGGCCCGGTCTCCGCCGGGGTCTCCGGCACGGCTTCGAGAATCGGCACCGAGGCCGCCCCGAAGTCGAGCACCCGCAGCAGTTCGGGCACGTCCACGTGCTTCGGGGTGAGACCCCCGCGCAGCACGTTGTCGGAGTTCGCCATGATCTCGACACCCATGCCGTGCAGATAGGCGTGCAGATTTCCCGCGTCGAGGTACAGGCCCTCGCCCGGTTGCAGGGTGATGCGGTTGAGCAGCAGCGAGGCGAGCACTCCGGCGTCGCCGGGATAGAAGTCCGCCAGCTGCAGGGCCGTACGCACCTCCGGAACGAAATCGCGTTCGCCCTCTCGTCCGGCCGCGAGATAGGTCACGCACCCGTCGAGCACCCGCGGCAGCAGCGCCGCGAGAGCGGGCGGGGGCAACGTGATCCAGGTGGTGAACAGCGCCCGCAGACCACTCGAATCGGGTTGGCCCGCGAGCAGTCCCACATAGGGGTCGAGTTCCGGAACGGCCAGCGCCTCGAACAGCTCCACGGTCCGTTTCGGGTCGCGGAAGCCGGCCAGGGCCTCGAACCGGGTCAGCGCCACCACGAGCTCGGGCTTGTGGCTGGCGTCCTTGTAGTTGCGGACGGGCGAGTCGATCGGGATGCCGAGTGCTTCCTCACGAGCGAAGCCCTCGGCCGCCTGACCGGCGCTGGGATGCGCCTGCAGCGACAGCGGCTCTTCCGCCGCCAGCAGCTTGAGGAGGAAGGGCAGCCGGGGACCGAACGCCCCCACCGTGCGATCACCGAGGTGTCGCTGCGGATCGGCCGACAGCACGTCGAGCAGCGAATGCTCGTCACCGTCCGGATCCACCAGCCTGGCGGGATCGGCCGGGTGCGCACCGAGCCACAACTCGGCCTCGGGATGATGGGAGGGCACATTGCGGCCACGCAGGGTGGCGATCGCGGTCCGCGACCCCCAGGCGTACGAGCGCACCGCACCTTCGAGTCGGTGCACTATCTCCCCCCTGCCAATCCGAGATACGCGGCCGCCATCTCTGTGCGGACGGTCAACACTGCCACCTGTTCCAGCACGGTGGGAACCGTACTCGATTCGAATTCTCCGATCACGGACATCAGTTCCACATCCGGAAGCGCCGCCGTCCTGCGCTGCGCCGCCGAACGGTCGGGGTCCGTGCTGACCACGAACACCCGTGCCGGCGCGATCGGTGCCGGTCCGTCGAGCTCCTCGTCGTGGAAGAACGGGTCGTAGTTCTCGCCGCTCGCGGTGACGACGTTCGTGAGCCGGTCGCGCGCGACCAGCACGTCGCTCAGTGCCGCAGCGCCGGCGACCACCCCCGCCTCCTGGAGCAGGGATTCCGAGGCGTGCCGTGCAAGCACCGTCGTCACGGCGGAATCTCCCGCGAACACCACACGACGCGACTGCATGCGCACCGCGAGGGACTTCGCCGGATTGTGGAAGACCTCGTTCGACGGGTGATTGCGCGCCGCTTCCTCGTCGGCCGTGTCGGCGACCTCGGCGAGCGGCGGAACACCGGTGATCCGGACGGCGCGCTGCAGCACACCGAGCACCGCGCAGAACACCGCGACGTGCCGGGCGAGCACATACCGGGTCTGGACCCGGACGCGCGGCGGCAACGACATCGCGCGACCGGCCGAGACCGCCCGCACCGGACCTTCGTCCGGGGCGTCGACGACGACCTCCGCACTGCGCCGCAATCCGGCGTCGATGCTGCGCGCCAGCTCGGGATCGCCGGCGTCGTTCCCCGAGACCACCACGACGTCGAGCGCGCCGACCCAGGGTGGGGTGGCAGGTGCGGAGACCAGCGGTACACCGGCCTGCCCACCGAACATCGCGACGACCAGTTCCGCGGCCGACCGGGCGCGGGCGTCGGTGCCGACGAAGACGACACTGCGGGGGTGCATGTCGGTGAGCCGGCCGAGCAGACCTTCGTCGACCGCCGCGGCGACCGCGCGGATCTGAGCGCCGCCGAGGGCCGCGCTCCTGAGGATGCCATCGACATCGGCGGCGAGAACACCGCCCGCATCGTCGAAGTCGAACAGCGGTGAGGGAGCCGTCACGACCGCATCACCTTCCTTCCGCCGCCGCGACCTCGGCGAGCCGGCTGACAGGGCCCGGTCGGCCACCGACCCGAGATCGGTGCTCCGCCGAACCGACACCGGCACACCCTGCACCGGCACTTCGATTATTCCCGTTGTCCCTCCGTCTACGCACGAACGACGGAAAGGATCTCCTTCACCAATGCCTCGACCTCGCCGTCCGTGCGTGCCTCCACGTTGAGCCGCAGCAACGGCTCGGTGTTGGACGCGCGCAGGTTGAACCATGCGTTGTCGGGCAGGTCGACGGTGACACCGTCGAGCCGGTCGATCGACACCGCGCGGTCCTCGAACGCCGCGACGACGGCCTCGGTGCGCTCGGCGGCATCGGCGACCGTCGAGTTGATCTCGCCCGACGCCGCGTAGCGGTTGTAGGAGCTCATCAGCTCGGAGAGCGGACCGTCCTGCGCGGCGAGTGCGGCGAGGACGTGCAGGGCCGCGAGCATGCCGGAGTCGGCACCCCAGAAGTCGCGGAAGTAGTAGTGCGCCGAGTGTTCCCCACCGAAGACGGCACCGGTCTCGGCCATCTGCTGCTTGATGAACGAGTGCCCGACCCGGGTGCGGACCGGCTTGCCGCCCTGCTCGGCGACGAGCTCGGGCACCACGCGGGAGGTGATGAGGTTGTGGATGATCGTCGCCCCGGGCTCCTTGGCGAGTTCGCGGGCGGCGACGAGGGCCGTGACCGCGGACGGGGTGACCGGTTCGCCACGCTCGTCGACGACGAAGCAACGATCGGCGTCGCCGTCGAAGGCCAGACCCACGTCGGCGCCGGACTCGACGACCAGACGCTGGAGGTCGACGAGGTTGGCGGGATCGAGGGGGTTGGCCTCGTGGTTCGGGAAGGTGCCGTCGAGTTCGAAGTACAGCGGCACGAGATCCACGGGCAGAGCGCCGAAGACGGCGGGGACGGTGTGGCCGCCCATGCCGTTGCCGGCGTCGACCGCCACCTTCAGCGGCCGCATCTCCGCGAGATCGACCAGGCCGCGGACGAACGAGGCGTAGTCCTCGAGGACGTCCTGCTCGGTGACGCTGCCGCGCTCGCCCTCGTAGGCGGGCACACCCTCGACGAGATCGGCGGAGATCTGCGCCAGACCGGTGTCCTGGCCGACGGGCTTGGCACCGGCACGGCAGAGCTTGATGCCGTTGTACTTCGCGGGATTGTGGCTGGCGGTGAACATCGCGCCGGGTGCGTCGAGCAGGCCCGACGCGAAGTAGAGCTGGTCGGTGGACGCGAGTCCGATCAGCACCACGTCGAGTCCCTGCGCGGTGACCCCGTCTGCGAAGGCCTGCGACAGAGAGGGGGACGAGGCGCGCATGTCGTGCCCGATCACCACGCGCTCCGCGCTGCCCTCACTGCGCAACAGGCGTGCGAACGACGCTCCGACCTCGCGGACGAACTCTTCGTCGATCTGCTCTCCGACGACTCCCCGTACGTCGTAGGCCTTGATGACTGCTGACACCGACTCGGCAGCTCTCGCCACTGTATTAGCTCCTGAACTCGACTCGTGCGATGTCGTCCTCCGCGACATCGCACTCGCTCAGCCTAGTGCGAACGGCTCAGGACGTGGGATCGGGAAGAACACGCAGGTGACCGCGTCGGCCGGTGCGTGCGGTGGGAGGCACGACGGCCCGTTGGGGCTCCTCGGCGGCGTCGTCGCCCGAGTCGGGACGGGAACGCTCCCCCAGGCCGGCCTCGCGTACAGCCTCGGCGAGGGCGGTCAGATCGTCCTCGTCGGGGGTAGCCGACGAGAACGCTCCCTCGTATCGGACGAGTTCCCAGCCCTTCGGTGCCGTGATGCGCGAACCGTGCATCTCGCAGAGATCCCACGAGTGAGGTTCCGCGACGGTCGCCAGGGGACCGACAACGGCAGTGGAGTCCGAGTACACGTAGGTCAGCGTCGCAACAGCAGGGTTCTTGCACCCAGGCCGGCAGCATCGACGCAGTGTTCTCACGACTGGGAGCGTAGCGCGCCGGGCGCGCCAGGACTATTCGGACACACCGAAAGGGTGGGGCGATTTTCGTGTCGTAGTGTCCATGGCATGGTCCGCGCACGACGTTCCCGCCCTGTGTCGTCCCGCTCCGTGGCACGCCGCGGCAGGGGAATCCGCGGTCCCCTGTTCCCGCAGAGCCTGCCGGCGTGGAAGACGCGCGCCGAGAAGTTCGACCTGCTCGTGCTCGGGGCGTTCGCGCCGATCGACGCGCGCTGGCACGACCGCCTCACCAAGCTCGACATCGCCGTCGACGAGGTCCCGAAGATCCGGGCACGCGATCCCGACTCGGTCAACTGGCCGGACGAGGTGGTCGCCGACGGACCGGTGCCGTTGTCCCGGCTCGTGCCGGCGGGGATCGATCGACGGGGCGCCGCCACCCGGGCGCGGATCGTGTTGTTCCGCCGGCCGCTCGAGGTGCGGGCGAAGGATCCGGACGACCTGACGGATCTGGTGCACGACGTCCTCGTGCACCAGGTGGCCACCTATCTCGGTGTCGAACCGGAAGTGGTGGACCCGACACTCGGCGAGGACGACGAGGACTGAACGACATCTGGATATGACGAAGGCCGGGTTGCTCGTCCCCCACGGCCGCAACCCGACCTTCGTCGTCCGACTCGGTGTTTCACTCGGTCCCGCACTCCCCGTACCGGGCCGAACCCCTCGTCAGACTATTCCGCGCTTGAGGCGACGGCGTTCCCTCTCGGAAAGCCCGCCCCAGATACCGAACCGCTCGTCGTGGGCGAGTGCGTATTCGAGACAGTCGTCTCGGACCTCACACCCCATGCAGATGCGCTTGGCCTCCCTGGTGGAGCCACCCTTCTCGGGGAAGAATGCCTCCGGATCGGTCTGCGCACAGAGCGCACGCTCCTGCCACTGCTCCTCGCCATCCGCTGGGTCGCCGAATCCCGAAATCAAACTCAGGACGGGCACCCCGACGTCCGGGTAGTCACAGACAGCCTCGACTGCAGTATCGCTTCGAGTGAGCTCGAAGCTGTCGCGCTCGCCGGCCATTGTCCCTCCTCACCTGCAGCGCCGAATCATGACCGGGGATCAACCCGCTGCCATCCTTCGAATACTCGTTCGAATGCGGGTTCACCGCAAGGGATCTCGAATTCGATTATCGAATGACATGTATGTGATTAGACACTTCGGGTGTGTCGCGGTCAAGCGGAGCGGCGTTGTTCACATATCATCGGCCGCTTTGCCGAAACGCGTTTCGGACGGTGCGCGACCGGGTAGACGACGCACCGCTTAGGCTTGGGCCGTGAATGTGACTGTATTGGTCGGAGGTGTCGGTGGGGCGCGTTTTCTCTCAGGTTTGCGCCGACTTCTCGATATTTCCCCCGGCGTGGAGCCGAATCCGGACGCGGCACACCGCATCACGGCGGTGGTCAACGTCGGCGACGACGTGTGGATGCACGGTCTGAGGATCTGTCCGGATCTCGACACCTGCATGTACACCCTGGGCGGTGGGATCGACACGGAACGCGGCTGGGGTCGCGCCGGCGAGACCTGGAACGCCAAGGAGGAACTCGCCGCCTACGGGGCGATTCCCGACTGGTTCGGTCTCGGCGACCGCGACATCGCCACCCACCTCATCCGGACGCAGATGCTGCGGACCGGCTATCCGCTCTCCGCGATCACCGAAGCACTGTGCACGCGGTGGAAGCCGGGCGTGACCCTGCTGCCGGTCTCCGACGACCGCAGCGAGACCCACGTCGTCATCACCGATCCCGAGGACGGTGAGCAGCGCGCCGTGCACTTCGAGGAATGGTGGGTCCGCCACCGCGCCCAGGTGCCGACGCACAGCTTCGCCCACATCGGCGCAGAAGAAGCCGAGCCGGCCCCCGGTGTGCTCGAGGCGATCGAGAACGCCGACGCGGTCGTCCTGGCCCCGTCGAACCCCGTCGTCAGCGTCGGGGCGATCCTCGCGATCCCCGGCATCCGCGGGGCGCTGCGCACCACGTCGGCGAAGGTCGTCGGCCTGTCCCCCGTCATCGACGGCAAGCCCCTGCGCGGCATGGCCGATGAGTGTCTGGACGTCATCGGAGTGGAGACCTCCGCCGAGGCCGTCGGCCGGTACTACGGCGCCCGCTCGGGCACAGGCATTCTCGACGGCTGGCTCGTGCACTCGACCGACAGCGCCGAGGTGCCGGGTGTCGAGGTCCGATCCGTTCCGCTGCTCATGACCGACACCGACGCGACCGCCGAGATGGCCCGCGCCGCCCTCGACCTCGCCGGAGTGACCCTGTGATGCCGGACGCCGTCGCCGACCCCGCAGTGCGTGACCACGCGCCGGGTGGCCCGATCGAGATCCTGCCCGTCGCCGGGCTTCCCGAATTCCGGCCCGGCGACGACCTGGCCGCGGCCGTCGCGCAGGCCGCACCGTGGCTGGCCGACGGGGACGTCCTCGTCGTCACCAGCAAGGTGGTCTCGAAGGTCGAGGGACGGATCGTCGCCGCACCCACCGATCCCGACGCCCGCGACGCGCTCCGCCGCCGCCTCGTGAACGAGGAAGCGGTCCGCGTGCTGGCACGCAAAGGCCGCACCCTCATCACCGAGAACAAGCTCGGCATCGTGCAGGCGGCCTCCGGAATCGACGGGTCGAACGTCGACAGTGCCGAACTCGCACTGCTGCCCGAGAATCCCGACGCGAGCGCAGCGACCCTTCGCGAACGGCTCGGTGCGCTGCTCGGTGTCCGGGTCGCCGTAGTGGTCACCGACACCATGGGGCGC
This window contains:
- a CDS encoding rubredoxin, which produces MSTDYRLFRCLVCGFEYDEAEGWPDEGIEPGTRWEDIPDDWSCPDCGAAKADFEMVEIVRR
- a CDS encoding metallopeptidase family protein, with the protein product MVRARRSRPVSSRSVARRGRGIRGPLFPQSLPAWKTRAEKFDLLVLGAFAPIDARWHDRLTKLDIAVDEVPKIRARDPDSVNWPDEVVADGPVPLSRLVPAGIDRRGAATRARIVLFRRPLEVRAKDPDDLTDLVHDVLVHQVATYLGVEPEVVDPTLGEDDED
- the ahcY gene encoding adenosylhomocysteinase: MSDTTLVADRVNGLDFKVADLSLAEFGRKEIRLAEHEMPGLMALRREYAEVQPLKGARISGSLHMTVQTAVLIETLVSLGAQVRWASCNIFSTQDHAAAAVVVGPHGTPEEPKGVPVFAWKGETLEEYWWAAEQMLTWPGEPANMILDDGGDATMLVLKGAQFEKAGVVPPIDDEQDSAEYKVFLELLRRSLAADSKKWTTVAESVKGVTEETTTGVLRLYQLSAAGELTFPAINVNDSVTKSKFDNKYGTRHSLLDGINRGTDVLIGGKAALVCGYGDVGKGCAEALRGQGARVSVTEVDPINALQAMMDGYDVVTVEDFIGQADIIITATGNKDIITFEHMKAMKHQAILGNIGHFDNEIDMAGLERAADVTRVNIKPQVDEFTFADGHSIIVLSEGRLLNLGNATGHPSFVMSNSFANQVIAQIELWTKPDEYDNEVYRLPKHLDEKVAKIHVEALGGRITKLTKEQAEYIGVDVEGPYKPEHYRY
- the manA gene encoding mannose-6-phosphate isomerase, class I, which produces MHRLEGAVRSYAWGSRTAIATLRGRNVPSHHPEAELWLGAHPADPARLVDPDGDEHSLLDVLSADPQRHLGDRTVGAFGPRLPFLLKLLAAEEPLSLQAHPSAGQAAEGFAREEALGIPIDSPVRNYKDASHKPELVVALTRFEALAGFRDPKRTVELFEALAVPELDPYVGLLAGQPDSSGLRALFTTWITLPPPALAALLPRVLDGCVTYLAAGREGERDFVPEVRTALQLADFYPGDAGVLASLLLNRITLQPGEGLYLDAGNLHAYLHGMGVEIMANSDNVLRGGLTPKHVDVPELLRVLDFGAASVPILEAVPETPAETGPGQGPIERRYRTPAPEFALSRIDLGAGDSLGVGADGPQILLCTSGDVRVECDGESVTLKPGDSAWLSACDRNPTVHGSAADTQVFRARLGEIPGSVTDES
- a CDS encoding TetR/AcrR family transcriptional regulator yields the protein MSNARVPFHEASRVLLRSTILDAMRELLLERDWSAVTMSDVARAAGISRQTLYKEFSSRQGLAQGYALRLVDEFVDAVADSVYAHVGDARAALMDGFTFFFEASAADPLVQSLLSGEAKPDLLRLITTDAAPILERGAGRLTETFHHSWIAASESDAGILARAVVRVALSFVSMPPSSGRDVAADLADLLVPFVERAAVRG
- a CDS encoding dTMP kinase, with product MGDLIVVEGLDGAGKRTLSAGLVETWREAGRKVATLAFPRYGQSIHADLGAEALRGQHGDTASSIEAMALLWALDRRDAADELRKLLADNDIVLLDRYVASNAAYTAARRNQGATGPAVEWIRHLEFERFGLPVPDLQVLLRVPVALAAERARNRAATEADRDRDAYERDTGLQHRTGEVYDELAQQQWMSPWEVAGPQTSPRQLAVDISNLLHDGEGVTR
- a CDS encoding DUF3499 domain-containing protein, encoding MRTLRRCCRPGCKNPAVATLTYVYSDSTAVVGPLATVAEPHSWDLCEMHGSRITAPKGWELVRYEGAFSSATPDEDDLTALAEAVREAGLGERSRPDSGDDAAEEPQRAVVPPTARTGRRGHLRVLPDPTS
- a CDS encoding WhiB family transcriptional regulator, which codes for MPVLSLISGFGDPADGEEQWQERALCAQTDPEAFFPEKGGSTREAKRICMGCEVRDDCLEYALAHDERFGIWGGLSERERRRLKRGIV
- a CDS encoding rubredoxin, encoding MASYRCPVCEFVYDETAGVPREGFPAGTPWSDVPDDWPCPDCGVREKTDFEEYTP
- a CDS encoding phosphomannomutase/phosphoglucomutase, which codes for MARAAESVSAVIKAYDVRGVVGEQIDEEFVREVGASFARLLRSEGSAERVVIGHDMRASSPSLSQAFADGVTAQGLDVVLIGLASTDQLYFASGLLDAPGAMFTASHNPAKYNGIKLCRAGAKPVGQDTGLAQISADLVEGVPAYEGERGSVTEQDVLEDYASFVRGLVDLAEMRPLKVAVDAGNGMGGHTVPAVFGALPVDLVPLYFELDGTFPNHEANPLDPANLVDLQRLVVESGADVGLAFDGDADRCFVVDERGEPVTPSAVTALVAARELAKEPGATIIHNLITSRVVPELVAEQGGKPVRTRVGHSFIKQQMAETGAVFGGEHSAHYYFRDFWGADSGMLAALHVLAALAAQDGPLSELMSSYNRYAASGEINSTVADAAERTEAVVAAFEDRAVSIDRLDGVTVDLPDNAWFNLRASNTEPLLRLNVEARTDGEVEALVKEILSVVRA
- the cofD gene encoding 2-phospho-L-lactate transferase; protein product: MNVTVLVGGVGGARFLSGLRRLLDISPGVEPNPDAAHRITAVVNVGDDVWMHGLRICPDLDTCMYTLGGGIDTERGWGRAGETWNAKEELAAYGAIPDWFGLGDRDIATHLIRTQMLRTGYPLSAITEALCTRWKPGVTLLPVSDDRSETHVVITDPEDGEQRAVHFEEWWVRHRAQVPTHSFAHIGAEEAEPAPGVLEAIENADAVVLAPSNPVVSVGAILAIPGIRGALRTTSAKVVGLSPVIDGKPLRGMADECLDVIGVETSAEAVGRYYGARSGTGILDGWLVHSTDSAEVPGVEVRSVPLLMTDTDATAEMARAALDLAGVTL
- a CDS encoding alkane 1-monooxygenase — protein: MSTASADSVDRPDLQWRDRKRHLWLLGLVPPTALFVATALVWGGNELGLQSVTPVLWWIGPLLIYVLVPLLDLFVGPDGENPPEELFEQLENDRFYRYCTYLYLPFQFASLVFACYLWSAEDLSWLGIDGGLGVMSKIGLAVSVGVVAGIGINTAHELGHKKVEFERRLSKWALAPSFYGHFYIEHNRGHHVRVATPEDPASARFGESFWRFLPRTVVGSLRSAWRLERARLERLGKPVWSVHNDVLNAWAISVVLYAVLLGVFGLSIAPYLVIQAIFGFSLLEVVNYLEHYGLLRQKTAKGRYERCSPAHSWNSDHLVTNIFLYHLQRHSDHHANPTRRYQTLRSMEVSPQLPAGYATMITLAYIPPLWRKVMDHRVLDHYDGDITRVNIEPRRREKILARYGASDPAAAEGK